GAATATTTAAGTAACAAGACTTTGTCACTAATACAAACATTCAATGCtgcaaatgaaaaatataaaagcaaTAGGAAAGCTTACGAAGTAAGGATAGCCATCGATAAGAAAATTCTCTGGAGCACTCTTCACAAACATATTAATGTAATATAGAACAAATATACCACATTCTTCACCATTTCTCTGCTGAGGCACCTGAAGgaggtaaaaagaaaaaagaaattaaaaaagcGCAAATTTACAGGCattgatatgaaaatttaaCCAAGAGCTTGTATATTGATTACCTTAGGCACCAAAAGGGGAATCCGAGAAATTGCCTCCTTAGTCTCAGGCCTATTCTCTGCCCTATATATGTCCAACACAAACCTTTAACACAAAGAAGAAATGTTCAATACTCAATAGGGCAAAGACAGTAAttagaaagataataatataacaactacaataataaaatgacaaaccTTCTTATATCTGGTTCAATTCGCCTGGGATTTGCCATTTCAAGTGAATCCAACAACAAGATGCACGGAGTTCTTGTTTTTGACTGCAAACTCTCACCAAAGTTACAGAAAATCAAGAGGCTCCAGTGACTCCTGAAGAACAAAGGATTTGAAATGATCAAATTCCATGCACTAGCAAGGAATCAATTATTTAGTGGCTAAGGTAAGATTAATGCTCACCAGCAAACAATAGGAACAAGAACATATTTCTTTGAGAAAATGTTCTTCTTCTTAATCCATCTCaaaaccttttctttgctaGATTCCTTAGTATACAAACTAAACCATAAAGAGTCAAGACACGTAAAGCAAGACTTCTTATCCTCTGAGAAGCTCCTCCACAAATTACTACACAAATTACACCTAAAATCAGCACAAGCTTACTAAATAAAAGGCTACCATAAGAGATTACAGAAACAATATCTTACTCGAAGTAGCACTCAAATGTTCCCGAGTCTAATTTGTTCTGTTTCCTATTCTGTTGTTTAGAGATTGCATTCTTGCACTTAACACTTAAGTTCGCATTCTTGCATTTAATACTTCTCATTGATCTTTTCCGGCAAGGGATTGTACCTAAAAAACAAGGGGCATTTAATTGAAAACTCTTTATCTGTTTCCTCGATGTCTTGATTCTGCGAGAACGCAAATATGCTAACACTTGCAGCCAACATGTGCGATGCTTTAGAATATGATCAGGAACATCTACCAGAGCACAAAACAACCATTCATTAATCTGTTTCTATTCATCATTCAGTCCAGTATTCACACAACTTCAATCAAAATATACAAGCATATAATAATTAAGTTCccaaaagcaaaaaaattaacatgtgaaattaatgaaattattaactAATTTAAAGACCTAAAAAATCATCAAAGCTAATAATGCATCCTGTGAGGTGGGTCATCTGTAAAGGAGCTCTTGAATGCCATAAACTCATAACACAATCACTCCATCCTGctacttaaatgaaaaaaaaaatcaaaaaccctTTTCGAAAAAACAATTTTCCCAAAATAGTATTTGAAGCAATTCAACAATAACACATCAAGTTTTACTGTATTCGCCTACAttaaaccaaaaccaaaccaaGACAAAAAGAGTTACCAGGAGTTGTAGAGACGAGATCGATTGGATTGGTGAGATCGCCAAGCTTTGCTACCCgcatttgtttaagttttttctgGGTCTGTCACTCTGACTGCAAAGAATTCGAGTAATTCAGGAACaccacaaacaaaataataataattttcagtGTATGGACGGTAAGGTTTTCTACTTTCTTACCCACCCATCGCTTCATGctgaatgactatttccccccTGAACATTGGACaacaacttaaaataatttctattattttaaattttaaaacttaaaagataaaaaatgaaatttcacCAAAGTTTGGGTGGCCTTTAAACAACTTAGatagacatgtcaattgggGCAGGTTAAATGGAGGCTCaattgaaaacacaaaaaaaaaacttggtaCGAGAAGACCTAGCCTGACACTGTAGTGTGCAGGGCTAGACCCATGAGCCTAGagctggattcgagtcgagccgagccgagctcggctcgcagccagctcaggCTCAGCTCAGTCTATTTATGGTCGATTTGAATTCGGTTCGAGCTCGACTCTAGTCAAACTCGGCTTCGGCTCGATTcgtttttcatattaaaacgacatcgttgttgtgtatatatatgaatcaaaatgatatcgttttatataaaaaattttaaaaaaacatctactgagccaacccgagccagtgCGAGCtcggctcatttcgggctcgaaccgagctgagctgagctgagctcgagctcgagctagctcggtTAGAGTCCAGCCCTACATGAGCCTATTAGGGTCGGGtttagggctttaatattaagctcaTAGGTTGGCCCAATTCGATCTGATActgtttatacaaaataaaataaaaaatattttttttaacttcagcCTTAGAGAAGCAAAGCTTCTACGAAGGCAAAGGCAGAAATGACAGAAGTCATTGGcctttgcttaatttttttagataaattcattctattttctttcattttcacttttatttacaaatattttaatatctcaatttcaattatttcattatattttcaatcacattttctctcattaattctctttcgaaaaatatttgaattcgtaaataataattctttatatttataattttatttttaattttattttatcattacaaaatattataaaatatctgaattcgcaaaaaataattctttctctttgaagAATTCATAGATTTAgatatagaagatgagtagataaatattatatagtagatatattttatttatgttttgtaatttatacaatatgtaaattaattaatttatactatgttgtcaatttataatattttttatcatataattacgGTATTCTTCTGTcataagtgaaaaattataaataaaatattcgggatactgttctcggttttaataattgaaaaataatttgtgtttaaaaattgtaaattaaaattaaaaaaaaattgatcaaataggGGGTCCAGCCCGATCCGACTTAATTACGACTCATTATTATATGGGCATCTCTtggcctttatatattaatgggtcaGTCCAATTCAAAAGTTTATTACTGTATGAGCCTCGGGCCTAACCCGGCCCATTGACACCGCTAAACTCAGACTATAAATTGTAATCCGCACAGATCGTCTCTCTGATAACCTTCCTCCTTTCTCAAGTAATTCTGAAGTTGGAAATCTAACAGAGTAACCTAGTTAGCCATGGATAGCCAAGACGGAACTCAACAAACACACCTTGCACTCGGGCACAAGCGTTTCCTTGTTACTCACCCAGATGTTCAAGACATCGAGAAGGTCCGTCTCAAAGAAGAAGTTTTCGCTATGGTCAAAGCCGACTGTACGTAATTCGCTTCGATGCACTCCGAGTTTCTTACATTTTTTCCGAGTTACTCTTGAGTTTTTATATtgctttttaattattaatttggcTTTTTCAGATATGGCCTCGTTTTATGAAACCCTAGCGGCGGAGTCGGTACTGGAGATGGATCAGAGCATTCTTGACACGATGCGAGCAAAGATCGACGAGGAAATTAAGAAGCTTGATGAGAAGTGAGTTATTTTTACAGTGCTTGTTTTGTTTGGTTGCCGAAATATATCAAGGAAATAGAAGAGAttgacattttttaatttggttgttttCTGAACTTTGAAGTGGAAATTTGAATTGGTTGAATCAGGTAGAATTTAGTACTGCTACTGGAACCAGAATTAAATGTGTTACTAATTAAAGCCTGACTAGCACAccctataaaaatataaactgtGTGAATTGAGTCAGAGTTGGATCTTGTGGGTTTATAATCGATCAAATAAGAGCCATCTCATGGTTCAATTGGTTGTCTGATTAGACTTTTAGTATCACCTCCTAGTTGTGTTTTGTTGGAAAGCAATTGTAAATTCAGAACTGGGtaattattcttttgtttgttttttataggATTGCTGATGCTGAAGA
Above is a genomic segment from Mangifera indica cultivar Alphonso chromosome 3, CATAS_Mindica_2.1, whole genome shotgun sequence containing:
- the LOC123211310 gene encoding probable ubiquitin-like-specific protease 2A isoform X1, coding for MRVAKLGDLTNPIDLVSTTPDVPDHILKHRTCWLQVLAYLRSRRIKTSRKQIKSFQLNAPCFLGTIPCRKRSMRSIKCKNANLSVKCKNAISKQQNRKQNKLDSGTFECYFDNLWRSFSEDKKSCFTCLDSLWFSLYTKESSKEKVLRWIKKKNIFSKKYVLVPIVCWSHWSLLIFCNFGESLQSKTRTPCILLLDSLEMANPRRIEPDIRRFVLDIYRAENRPETKEAISRIPLLVPKVPQQRNGEECGIFVLYYINMFVKSAPENFLIDGYPYFMEENWFSLEGMELFCKKLNAL
- the LOC123211310 gene encoding probable ubiquitin-like-specific protease 2A isoform X2 — encoded protein: MRVAKLGDLTNPIDLVSTTPDVPDHILKHRTCWLQVLAYLRSRRIKTSRKQIKSFQLNAPCFLGTIPCRKRSMRSIKCKNANLSVKCKNAISKQQNRKQNKLDSGTFECYFDNLWRSFSEDKKSCFTCLDSLWFSLYTKESSKEKVLRWIKKKNIFSKKYVLVPIVCWSHWSLLIFCNFGESLQSKTRTPCILLLDSLEMANPRRIEPDIRRAENRPETKEAISRIPLLVPKVPQQRNGEECGIFVLYYINMFVKSAPENFLIDGYPYFMEENWFSLEGMELFCKKLNAL